One segment of Nocardioides sp. QY071 DNA contains the following:
- a CDS encoding branched-chain amino acid ABC transporter permease yields the protein MSARIQSAAGILGLALLVLWAGEDLYRSSLLITMLTYALIALGMYVPFVLAGSLSLSYSAYAATGGYAVAIGSAHAGWPLWLGMLVAPPVAAVIAVVLGAATMRLSGFYLGAVTLLFAEAFIQLLGNLDITGGPSGIIGLPLLSFGGWEPSPFQVVLMATVLTGLLAFALDRLRRSPWGVVVRASREVPIAVDTAGVSVSLLNLVALGVGAAIASLGGALFTAYVGAVNPETFSVNVIFLAVFMPLIGGIGSPWGAVLGAVIVVDLTLNVDALSSSGTLLVSLSVLVILVLFPRGVLGFAGTLARSGTALLPKRGVRT from the coding sequence GTGAGCGCCCGGATCCAGAGCGCCGCCGGCATCCTCGGTCTCGCGCTCCTGGTGCTGTGGGCCGGCGAGGACCTCTACCGCAGCAGCCTGCTGATCACCATGCTGACCTATGCGCTGATCGCGCTCGGCATGTACGTCCCGTTCGTGCTGGCAGGCTCGCTCTCCCTGTCCTACAGCGCCTACGCCGCCACCGGTGGGTACGCCGTCGCGATCGGCTCCGCCCACGCCGGATGGCCGCTGTGGCTGGGCATGCTGGTCGCCCCGCCGGTCGCGGCCGTGATCGCGGTCGTGCTCGGTGCCGCGACGATGCGGCTGTCCGGCTTCTACCTCGGCGCGGTGACCCTGCTCTTCGCGGAGGCGTTCATCCAGCTGCTCGGCAACCTCGACATCACCGGCGGACCGAGCGGAATCATCGGGCTGCCCCTGCTGTCCTTCGGCGGCTGGGAGCCGTCGCCCTTCCAGGTCGTGCTGATGGCGACGGTGCTCACCGGCCTGCTCGCCTTCGCGCTCGACCGGCTGCGTCGCAGCCCGTGGGGCGTGGTGGTCCGGGCCTCGCGGGAGGTGCCGATCGCGGTCGACACCGCCGGGGTGTCGGTGTCGCTGCTCAACCTGGTCGCCCTCGGCGTCGGCGCCGCGATCGCCTCGCTGGGCGGTGCGCTCTTCACGGCGTACGTCGGCGCGGTGAACCCGGAGACGTTCAGCGTGAACGTGATCTTCCTGGCCGTCTTCATGCCGCTCATCGGCGGCATCGGCAGCCCATGGGGCGCGGTTCTCGGCGCGGTGATCGTGGTCGACCTGACCCTCAACGTCGACGCACTGTCCTCCAGCGGGACCCTGCTGGTCTCGCTGAGCGTGCTCGTGATCCTGGTGCTGTTCCCGCGCGGCGTGCTCGGCTTCGCCGGCACTCTCGCCCGCTCGGGTACGGCCCTCCTCCCGAAGCGAGGTGTCCGCACATGA
- a CDS encoding AMP-binding protein, translating into MTLDIPTTVARFARVRPTAAAATLGLRVVSFAELDEAGNRAARSFAKLGLGAGDTIAWWAAPSLRALDGFLGAGRVGAVFAPLNPSLPAAELAGVLDYVAPRLLVTDLEHLDEAEQLAREREIPLAVFDADGMVPGADLDALCARLSPEPLGVAIDDTAPHILYLTSGSTGRPKGALVSHRASWLRSAAGGGTFGQAMRGRAGLVTGFPLFHYGGWHYVMEAWQNGRAIHLVHRADPVELLTAVERWRASAFYAIPAVWERVLDATDVQADLSSLFHADTGTSRVSPTLLERIRTRVPQATTTVLYGTTEAGSMARLHDAHAHLDTRPGSVGLATPPGVLWTAEDGEIRVASPTLMNGYLDRPEDTAQVLGDGVYHSGDVGHVDEDGYLFITGRVSEMIRSGGESVWPTEVEAALRGLPGCADYAVVGVPDDLWGEVVCLAVSSAGGPVPDVEAVRRLLDGRLARHKHPRMVVGVPAIPRTAATGQVQRRALSAQIAGA; encoded by the coding sequence GTGACCCTGGACATCCCCACCACCGTCGCCCGCTTCGCCCGGGTCCGGCCGACCGCGGCGGCGGCCACCCTCGGCCTGCGGGTCGTCAGCTTCGCCGAGCTCGACGAGGCCGGCAACCGAGCGGCCCGCTCGTTCGCGAAGCTCGGCCTGGGGGCGGGGGACACGATCGCCTGGTGGGCAGCGCCGTCGTTGCGCGCCCTCGACGGGTTCCTCGGCGCCGGGCGGGTCGGGGCGGTCTTCGCGCCGCTCAACCCGTCGCTGCCCGCGGCCGAGCTGGCCGGGGTGCTGGACTACGTCGCCCCGCGGCTGCTGGTCACCGACCTCGAGCATCTCGACGAGGCCGAGCAGCTGGCGCGTGAGCGGGAGATCCCGCTGGCGGTGTTCGACGCGGACGGCATGGTGCCGGGCGCGGACCTGGACGCGCTCTGCGCCCGGCTCTCGCCCGAGCCGCTCGGGGTCGCGATCGACGACACGGCGCCGCACATCCTCTACCTGACCAGTGGCAGCACGGGGCGGCCGAAGGGCGCGCTGGTCAGCCACCGCGCGAGCTGGCTGCGCTCGGCCGCCGGCGGCGGGACCTTCGGGCAGGCGATGCGCGGCAGGGCCGGCCTGGTGACCGGCTTCCCGCTGTTCCACTACGGCGGCTGGCACTACGTGATGGAGGCGTGGCAGAACGGCCGTGCGATCCACCTCGTGCACCGCGCCGACCCGGTCGAGCTGCTGACCGCGGTCGAGCGCTGGCGGGCGTCGGCGTTCTACGCGATCCCCGCGGTGTGGGAGCGGGTGCTCGACGCGACCGACGTCCAGGCCGACCTGTCCTCGCTGTTCCACGCCGACACCGGTACGTCGCGGGTCTCGCCGACGCTGCTGGAGCGGATCAGGACCCGCGTGCCGCAGGCGACCACGACGGTGCTGTACGGCACCACCGAGGCCGGCTCGATGGCCCGGCTCCACGACGCGCACGCCCACCTGGACACCCGTCCCGGCAGCGTCGGCCTGGCGACTCCGCCGGGCGTGCTGTGGACCGCCGAGGACGGCGAGATCCGGGTCGCGTCGCCGACCCTGATGAACGGCTACCTCGACCGGCCGGAGGACACCGCGCAGGTCCTCGGCGACGGGGTCTACCACTCGGGCGACGTCGGGCACGTCGACGAGGACGGCTACCTCTTCATCACCGGCCGGGTCAGCGAGATGATCCGCAGCGGCGGGGAGAGCGTGTGGCCGACCGAGGTCGAGGCGGCGCTGCGCGGACTGCCCGGCTGCGCGGACTACGCGGTGGTCGGCGTACCGGACGATCTGTGGGGCGAGGTGGTCTGCCTGGCCGTGTCGTCCGCCGGCGGCCCGGTGCCCGACGTCGAGGCCGTGCGCCGGCTGCTCGACGGCCGGCTGGCCCGGCACAAGCATCCGCGGATGGTCGTCGGCGTGCCGGCCATCCCCCGCACCGCCGCGACCGGGCAGGTGCAGCGACGGGCGCTGTCGGCCCAGATCGCGGGCGCCTGA
- a CDS encoding branched-chain amino acid ABC transporter permease yields the protein MTNPQLWIAVVENGCFFALLGLAFYFNLTGAGFFNFAIGAIAMASAFVGSWLVTEHGLSRPVAGLVGVLGAVAIGVVMELAVVRPVQARGEGELSALVAVGASLFAIIQLCGLFLGHEARPGQPVWTTSPFSLGSARISSTVVPLVVITAVLFTAAYVALRHTRLGRLTRAIGNDTEAARVLGLPINTARLLSFAAAGLIAALAGITFAGRSGVSPDNALHWTITGFLALVIGGTGTVWAPLLGGALLALANVFIPFYFGGDVLAYGLVVVAMLFFAFRPEGVFAPRVRV from the coding sequence ATGACGAATCCGCAACTGTGGATCGCCGTGGTCGAGAACGGGTGCTTCTTCGCCCTTCTCGGCCTGGCGTTCTACTTCAACCTGACCGGCGCGGGGTTCTTCAACTTCGCGATCGGCGCGATCGCCATGGCGTCCGCGTTCGTCGGGAGCTGGCTGGTGACCGAGCACGGCCTGAGCCGGCCCGTCGCGGGCCTGGTCGGGGTGCTCGGCGCCGTCGCGATCGGGGTGGTGATGGAGCTCGCCGTCGTCCGGCCGGTCCAGGCCCGCGGCGAGGGCGAGCTGTCCGCCCTCGTCGCGGTCGGGGCCAGCCTGTTCGCGATCATCCAGCTGTGCGGGCTGTTCCTCGGCCACGAGGCGCGCCCCGGCCAGCCGGTGTGGACGACCTCCCCGTTCTCGCTGGGCTCGGCGCGGATCAGCTCGACCGTCGTCCCTCTCGTCGTGATCACCGCCGTCCTGTTCACCGCGGCGTACGTCGCGCTGCGCCACACCCGGCTGGGCCGGCTCACCCGGGCGATCGGCAACGACACCGAGGCCGCGCGGGTGCTCGGCCTGCCCATCAACACCGCCCGGCTGCTGTCCTTCGCCGCGGCCGGGCTGATCGCCGCCCTCGCCGGGATCACCTTCGCCGGCCGCAGCGGTGTCAGCCCCGACAACGCGCTGCACTGGACCATCACCGGCTTCCTGGCGCTCGTCATCGGCGGCACCGGCACGGTGTGGGCGCCCTTGCTCGGCGGCGCGCTGCTGGCGCTGGCCAACGTGTTCATCCCCTTCTACTTCGGAGGTGACGTGCTCGCCTACGGCCTCGTCGTCGTCGCCATGTTGTTCTTCGCCTTCCGCCCCGAAGGCGTCTTCGCACCACGGGTGCGCGTGTGA
- a CDS encoding alcohol dehydrogenase catalytic domain-containing protein, whose amino-acid sequence MQAVVVKPGFVVDVAEVAEPVCGPGEVVIEVRRVQLSVTECMLMAGADVALSDQLARRLEDGPVQFGGHEFAGVIAEVGADVRGLEVGQRVTAVETLPCGTCAACRRSWASACVAPAIIGFTRPGALAERLVVPASAVVAVPDGVSLAAAAAIQPLAGAVHAHAALDVRPGESVLVLGGGVMGLLGVAVARHGNAGLVALSTHSPRKLELGGRFGADALIDAGSDVLAAVEELTGGIGFDVVVETAGGSADLGLAGLSTVELAAQAVRRGGRIAMVSVLDAHAPLPTGLLRSKSVTLIHPRSGAGDHACAATVFEHCFGLVQRNLVDPEALITHTVQGLDAIHEAMDITQHKSTYDAINPAQMELS is encoded by the coding sequence GTGCAGGCAGTGGTGGTGAAGCCGGGCTTCGTCGTAGACGTCGCCGAGGTCGCGGAACCGGTGTGCGGGCCCGGTGAGGTGGTGATCGAGGTGCGCCGGGTCCAGCTCAGCGTCACCGAGTGCATGCTGATGGCCGGCGCGGACGTCGCGCTGAGCGACCAGCTCGCCCGGCGGCTCGAGGACGGGCCGGTGCAGTTCGGCGGACACGAGTTCGCCGGCGTGATCGCGGAGGTCGGCGCCGACGTGCGCGGGCTCGAGGTCGGGCAGCGGGTGACTGCCGTCGAGACGCTGCCCTGCGGCACCTGCGCGGCCTGCCGGCGGTCCTGGGCGAGCGCCTGCGTCGCCCCGGCGATCATCGGGTTCACCCGGCCGGGCGCGCTGGCCGAGCGGCTCGTCGTACCGGCCTCGGCGGTGGTGGCGGTGCCGGACGGGGTCTCCCTCGCGGCGGCCGCGGCCATCCAGCCGCTGGCCGGCGCGGTGCACGCCCACGCCGCGCTCGACGTACGACCGGGGGAGTCGGTCCTCGTGCTGGGCGGCGGCGTGATGGGCCTGCTCGGCGTCGCGGTCGCGCGGCACGGCAATGCGGGCCTGGTCGCCCTGTCGACCCACAGCCCGCGCAAGCTCGAGCTGGGCGGCCGGTTCGGCGCGGACGCGCTGATCGACGCCGGCTCCGACGTCCTTGCGGCGGTCGAGGAGCTGACCGGCGGGATCGGGTTCGACGTCGTCGTCGAGACGGCCGGCGGCAGCGCGGACCTCGGCCTGGCCGGGCTGAGCACCGTCGAGCTGGCCGCGCAGGCCGTGCGCCGCGGCGGCCGGATCGCGATGGTGTCGGTCCTCGACGCGCACGCGCCGCTGCCGACCGGACTGCTGCGCAGCAAGTCCGTGACCCTGATCCACCCGCGCTCCGGCGCCGGTGACCACGCCTGTGCCGCGACCGTCTTCGAGCACTGCTTCGGGCTCGTCCAGCGGAACCTGGTCGACCCCGAGGCCCTCATCACGCATACCGTGCAGGGGCTGGACGCCATCCACGAGGCGATGGACATCACCCAGCACAAGAGCACGTACGACGCGATCAACCCCGCGCAGATGGAGCTGTCGTGA
- a CDS encoding ATP-binding cassette domain-containing protein translates to MTTDDLLLSGTGLRKSYGGVHAVSDMSLSLYAGEVLGLIGPNGAGKTTLVDLITGAQDANGGELLLRGQPLRGGAASRAAHGLARTFQHPQLAHDLTVADNLLLGAFAARHRGLVPLLTGLVRGIVQPRSAADRALAQRLADEVGLAGLDRTAGDLTLGEQRLVEVGRALGADPCVLLLDEPFAGADAHGVAGITRVIELLRGRGHGVILVDHNVDLVTGLADRVLLMERGRLAFEGSPRECLASPEMQRVYFGTTPEGVPS, encoded by the coding sequence ATGACGACCGACGACCTGCTGCTGAGCGGCACCGGACTGCGCAAGAGCTACGGCGGCGTGCACGCCGTGAGCGACATGTCGCTGAGCCTGTACGCCGGCGAGGTGCTCGGCCTGATCGGCCCCAACGGCGCGGGGAAGACCACGCTGGTCGACCTCATCACCGGCGCCCAGGACGCCAACGGCGGCGAGCTGCTGCTGCGGGGGCAGCCCTTGCGCGGCGGCGCCGCCTCCCGGGCGGCGCACGGCCTGGCCCGTACCTTCCAGCACCCCCAGCTCGCCCACGACCTGACTGTCGCCGACAACCTGCTGCTCGGCGCCTTCGCGGCCCGGCACCGCGGCCTGGTGCCGCTGCTCACCGGGCTGGTCCGCGGCATCGTCCAGCCGCGATCGGCCGCCGACCGGGCCCTGGCCCAGCGGCTCGCGGACGAGGTCGGCCTGGCCGGCCTGGACCGCACCGCCGGCGACCTCACCCTCGGTGAGCAGCGACTGGTCGAGGTGGGCCGCGCGCTCGGCGCCGATCCCTGCGTCCTGCTCCTCGACGAGCCGTTCGCGGGCGCCGACGCCCACGGCGTCGCCGGCATCACCCGGGTGATCGAGCTGCTCCGCGGCCGCGGCCACGGCGTGATCCTGGTCGACCACAACGTCGACCTGGTCACCGGGCTCGCCGACCGGGTGCTGCTCATGGAGCGCGGCCGGCTGGCCTTCGAGGGCAGCCCGCGGGAGTGCCTCGCCAGCCCGGAGATGCAGCGCGTCTACTTCGGCACCACACCGGAAGGGGTCCCCTCATGA
- a CDS encoding ATP-binding cassette domain-containing protein — protein sequence MTRLDIDGLTVRYGGALAVDDLSLAVPAGQVTALVGPNGAGKSSAVLGACGTVRASGRVSLGGERIDGWSPGRRTRGGLALVPQGRQLFSRLTVRENLLIGADQLRLPARSVAAAEERFPILGERRGSLAGVLSGGEQQMLAVARALMGSPQVLLLDELVTGLAPLIVQQLAATVRELADAGLAVLVAAPDLVGLREVVDRGYVVVRGRVVADVDGGHRALQAAYERALGLVTQD from the coding sequence ATGACCCGGCTCGACATCGACGGCCTCACCGTGCGCTACGGCGGCGCGCTCGCCGTCGACGACCTCTCCCTCGCCGTCCCGGCCGGGCAGGTGACCGCCCTGGTCGGGCCGAACGGCGCCGGCAAGAGCAGCGCCGTGCTCGGCGCCTGCGGCACGGTCCGCGCGAGTGGGCGGGTGTCGCTGGGCGGCGAGCGGATCGACGGCTGGTCCCCCGGGCGTCGTACCCGGGGCGGACTGGCACTGGTCCCCCAGGGCCGCCAGCTGTTCTCCCGGCTCACCGTGCGCGAGAACCTGCTGATCGGCGCCGACCAGCTGCGGCTGCCGGCCCGCTCGGTCGCGGCGGCCGAGGAACGCTTCCCGATCCTCGGCGAGCGCCGCGGCAGCCTGGCCGGCGTGCTGAGCGGCGGCGAGCAGCAGATGCTCGCCGTGGCCCGGGCGCTGATGGGCTCGCCCCAGGTGCTGCTGCTCGACGAGCTGGTCACCGGCCTGGCGCCGCTGATCGTGCAGCAGCTCGCCGCCACCGTGCGCGAGCTCGCCGACGCCGGTCTCGCCGTCCTGGTGGCGGCGCCCGACCTGGTCGGGCTGCGCGAGGTCGTCGACCGCGGCTACGTGGTCGTGCGCGGGCGGGTCGTCGCCGACGTCGACGGCGGTCACCGGGCGCTGCAGGCGGCGTACGAGCGCGCGCTCGGCCTGGTCACCCAGGACTGA
- a CDS encoding ABC transporter substrate-binding protein yields MTIAGLLTLTLGAALTGCGGSSAGDDGADTVVIGLVCDTTGPGAGYATPACNATKATIDEVNADGGVDGKKIKVVQGNDESDPTKTPTVIQKMVSQGADALIMLTSSAGVLQAKSLIERTRIPVFMSVAANPLVTEPPSNTYLYQLGTPTSDWARVYCEAFDSLGAKKVAFLQDSSPSQVQFNQGLIDGLDCVDLEVVNGAIDATDLSPEVAKIEKSGADAVLVATQNANFDVLAQNTLHQQLPGVPRFTELLLSSLPSAWKQAQPGALEGLVGLAGTTDTNPKTVEVAKLFAETEGADFQVNNFWTQSYDAVQLLKQAIESAGSTDGTKVNDALQQITDYEAASGYPGFTLSFGKDKHLGADGICGLVLVTWGADNTVTGPWADYTPDCAA; encoded by the coding sequence GTGACGATCGCCGGCCTCCTGACCCTCACCCTCGGTGCGGCGCTCACCGGCTGCGGAGGCTCCTCCGCGGGCGACGACGGCGCGGACACGGTCGTGATCGGCCTCGTCTGCGACACCACCGGCCCCGGCGCCGGCTACGCCACCCCCGCCTGCAACGCCACCAAGGCGACCATCGACGAGGTCAATGCCGACGGCGGCGTCGACGGCAAGAAGATCAAGGTCGTCCAGGGCAACGACGAGAGCGACCCGACCAAGACGCCGACCGTGATCCAGAAGATGGTCAGCCAGGGCGCCGACGCGCTCATCATGCTGACCAGCAGCGCGGGCGTGCTGCAGGCCAAGTCGCTCATCGAGCGGACCCGGATCCCGGTCTTCATGTCGGTCGCCGCCAACCCGCTGGTGACCGAGCCGCCGAGCAACACCTACCTCTACCAGCTCGGTACGCCGACCTCGGACTGGGCGAGGGTCTACTGCGAGGCGTTCGACTCCCTCGGTGCGAAGAAGGTCGCCTTCCTGCAGGACAGCTCGCCCTCCCAGGTGCAGTTCAACCAGGGCCTGATCGACGGCCTCGACTGCGTCGACCTCGAGGTCGTCAACGGCGCCATCGACGCCACCGACCTGAGCCCGGAGGTGGCCAAGATCGAGAAGTCCGGTGCCGACGCCGTGCTCGTCGCGACCCAGAACGCCAACTTCGACGTCCTCGCCCAGAACACCCTGCACCAGCAGCTTCCCGGCGTGCCCCGGTTCACCGAGCTGCTGCTGAGCTCGCTGCCGTCGGCCTGGAAGCAGGCGCAGCCCGGCGCCCTCGAGGGCCTGGTCGGCCTGGCCGGCACCACCGACACCAACCCGAAGACCGTCGAGGTCGCGAAGCTCTTCGCCGAGACGGAGGGCGCCGACTTCCAGGTCAACAACTTCTGGACCCAGTCGTACGACGCCGTCCAGCTGCTCAAGCAGGCCATCGAGTCGGCCGGCAGCACCGACGGCACGAAGGTGAACGACGCGCTGCAGCAGATCACCGACTACGAGGCAGCGTCCGGCTACCCGGGGTTCACGCTCTCCTTCGGCAAGGACAAGCACCTCGGCGCGGACGGCATCTGCGGGCTGGTGCTGGTCACCTGGGGCGCGGACAACACCGTGACCGGCCCCTGGGCGGACTACACGCCGGACTGCGCGGCATGA
- a CDS encoding zinc-binding dehydrogenase, with protein MRAASVTAPGRLEVVDAPDPAPAPGELLIRTEVAAICGSDLHVVSEGGNGLPGGPGHEAVGVVVESRSPVVAVGTRVLCAPPAAAAACFADLQVLPPSAVVPVPEGAPERLVLAQQLGTAVFAMKRFWPSVRLPATAEPRAAAVVGTGPAGLAFVQLLRRAGFEQVIVSDLSPARLATATSYGATRVVHAPGEDIVDVVDEITGGIGVELAIEAAGTDATRHQVMRMVRDEGRIGLFGLYEDDGPATWPLHTVFRKRATIDMTWNAQSEEGLSSFVDAVDLVAAAPADAPTMITHRFGLEQIADAFALAGDPMSGAGKVALTF; from the coding sequence ATGCGGGCCGCGTCGGTCACGGCGCCGGGCCGGCTCGAGGTCGTCGACGCCCCCGACCCGGCCCCCGCGCCGGGAGAGCTGCTGATCCGCACGGAGGTCGCCGCGATCTGCGGCTCCGACCTCCACGTCGTGTCCGAGGGCGGCAACGGACTCCCGGGCGGCCCCGGCCACGAGGCGGTCGGCGTCGTGGTCGAGAGCCGCTCGCCGGTCGTGGCCGTGGGGACGCGGGTCCTGTGCGCCCCACCCGCCGCGGCCGCGGCCTGCTTCGCCGACCTCCAGGTGCTGCCACCCTCGGCCGTCGTACCCGTGCCGGAGGGCGCGCCCGAGCGGCTGGTGCTCGCCCAGCAGCTCGGCACCGCGGTCTTCGCGATGAAGCGGTTCTGGCCGTCGGTGCGGCTGCCAGCCACCGCCGAGCCGCGCGCGGCCGCCGTGGTCGGCACCGGACCCGCCGGCCTGGCGTTCGTCCAGCTGCTGCGCCGTGCGGGCTTCGAACAGGTGATCGTGAGCGACCTGTCCCCGGCGCGGCTGGCCACCGCGACGTCGTACGGCGCCACCCGGGTCGTGCACGCCCCCGGCGAGGACATCGTCGACGTGGTCGACGAGATCACCGGGGGGATCGGCGTGGAGCTGGCCATCGAGGCCGCCGGCACCGACGCCACCCGGCACCAGGTCATGCGGATGGTGCGTGACGAGGGCCGGATCGGGCTGTTCGGCCTCTACGAGGACGACGGCCCGGCCACCTGGCCGCTGCACACGGTGTTCCGCAAGCGGGCGACCATCGACATGACCTGGAACGCCCAGTCGGAGGAGGGTCTCTCGTCCTTCGTCGACGCGGTCGACCTGGTCGCGGCGGCTCCGGCGGACGCGCCGACGATGATCACCCACCGGTTCGGGCTGGAGCAGATCGCGGACGCCTTCGCCCTCGCCGGCGACCCGATGAGCGGGGCCGGCAAGGTCGCCCTCACCTTCTAG